In Erigeron canadensis isolate Cc75 chromosome 6, C_canadensis_v1, whole genome shotgun sequence, the following are encoded in one genomic region:
- the LOC122603627 gene encoding putative HVA22-like protein g isoform X2: MIGSFLTRGLVMVFGYAYPAYECFKSVEKNKPDIEELRFWCQYWILVAVLTVSERIGDTFVSWVPMYSEAKLAFYIYLWYPKTQGTSYVYDSFFRPYISKHETDIDRNLMELRTRVGDMFVLYWQNAATYAQTRIFDVLQYIASQSTPKPRPPQPPQTGRTRQPAPNRRVPPATQPETKEPPSPASPATPSTSSSSSDSAPHQLDDPQVPPIPSSPSAILKAQKALLSQSLAVVTKPETSKDVETMEAESSSSSNPNPPVKEITMEEPVRVYTRARSRRGSVASVQ; encoded by the exons ATGATTGGATCATTTCTGACTAGAGGGCTTGT AATGGTATTTGGATATGCATATCCAGCCTATGAGTGCTTCAAGTCAGTGGAGAAGAATAAGCCTGATATTGAGGAACTTCGCTTTTGGTGTCAATACTG GATCTTAGTTGCTGTATTGACTGTTTCTGAGCGGATTGGTGACACATTTGTTTCATG GGTTCCAATGTACAGTGAAGCAAAGCTGGCATTTTACATATACTTGTGGTACCCCAAAACACAG GGAACAAGTTACGTGTACGATTCATTCTTTAGACCATATATCTCAAAGCATGAAACTGACATTGATCGTAACTTGATGGAACTGAGGACCAGGGTTGGAGATATGTTTGTGTTGTACTGGCAAAATGCTGCGACTTATGCTCAAACAAGAATATTCGATGTTCTTCAATATATTGCTTCACAATCAACGCCCAAACCTCGGCCACCCCAG ccacctcaaactggTAGAACTCGGCAACCTGCACCAAACCGCCGAGTGCCCCCTGCCACTCAACCAGAGACCAAGGAGCCACCATCTCCTGCTTCTCCTGCCACCCCctccacatcatcatcatcatcagactCAGCTCCCCACCAGCTAGACGACCCACAAGTGCCGCCTATACCATCTTCTCCTAGTGCTATTTTAAAAGCTCAAAAAGCACTCTTGTCACAAAGCCTAGCCGTGGTGACGAAGCCCGAAACCTCCAAAGACGTAGAGACGATGGAAGCCGAGTCATCGAGTTCATCAAACCCCAATCCTCCGGTAAAGGAGATTACGATGGAAGAACCAGTTCGGGTATATACACGTGCAAGGTCAAGGAGAGGTAGTGTAGCATCAGTTCAATAA
- the LOC122603627 gene encoding putative HVA22-like protein g isoform X1 — translation MIGSFLTRGLVMVFGYAYPAYECFKSVEKNKPDIEELRFWCQYWYDTCYMSVRLGYSKAFILSYINDVFRILVAVLTVSERIGDTFVSWVPMYSEAKLAFYIYLWYPKTQGTSYVYDSFFRPYISKHETDIDRNLMELRTRVGDMFVLYWQNAATYAQTRIFDVLQYIASQSTPKPRPPQPPQTGRTRQPAPNRRVPPATQPETKEPPSPASPATPSTSSSSSDSAPHQLDDPQVPPIPSSPSAILKAQKALLSQSLAVVTKPETSKDVETMEAESSSSSNPNPPVKEITMEEPVRVYTRARSRRGSVASVQ, via the exons ATGATTGGATCATTTCTGACTAGAGGGCTTGT AATGGTATTTGGATATGCATATCCAGCCTATGAGTGCTTCAAGTCAGTGGAGAAGAATAAGCCTGATATTGAGGAACTTCGCTTTTGGTGTCAATACTGGTATGATACTTGTTATATGTCTGTCAGATTAGGCTATTCAAAGGCTTTTATCTTAAGCTATATAAATGATGTTTTCAGGATCTTAGTTGCTGTATTGACTGTTTCTGAGCGGATTGGTGACACATTTGTTTCATG GGTTCCAATGTACAGTGAAGCAAAGCTGGCATTTTACATATACTTGTGGTACCCCAAAACACAG GGAACAAGTTACGTGTACGATTCATTCTTTAGACCATATATCTCAAAGCATGAAACTGACATTGATCGTAACTTGATGGAACTGAGGACCAGGGTTGGAGATATGTTTGTGTTGTACTGGCAAAATGCTGCGACTTATGCTCAAACAAGAATATTCGATGTTCTTCAATATATTGCTTCACAATCAACGCCCAAACCTCGGCCACCCCAG ccacctcaaactggTAGAACTCGGCAACCTGCACCAAACCGCCGAGTGCCCCCTGCCACTCAACCAGAGACCAAGGAGCCACCATCTCCTGCTTCTCCTGCCACCCCctccacatcatcatcatcatcagactCAGCTCCCCACCAGCTAGACGACCCACAAGTGCCGCCTATACCATCTTCTCCTAGTGCTATTTTAAAAGCTCAAAAAGCACTCTTGTCACAAAGCCTAGCCGTGGTGACGAAGCCCGAAACCTCCAAAGACGTAGAGACGATGGAAGCCGAGTCATCGAGTTCATCAAACCCCAATCCTCCGGTAAAGGAGATTACGATGGAAGAACCAGTTCGGGTATATACACGTGCAAGGTCAAGGAGAGGTAGTGTAGCATCAGTTCAATAA